From Enterococcus mediterraneensis, the proteins below share one genomic window:
- the hisA gene encoding 1-(5-phosphoribosyl)-5-[(5-phosphoribosylamino)methylideneamino]imidazole-4-carboxamide isomerase, producing MNIYPAIDLLDQQVVRLYQGDYQKQSIFGLDPLSFAKSFETAGARFLHLVDLNGAKTGTGHHFNMIQGIVENTSLAVEVGGGIREEKTIAAYLDAGVRQVILGTVAQRDPDFTKEMLKKYQEKIVIGVDVREGKVATEGWLNTTETSAAVFCQYLADWGCRRIIYTDIAKDGTGAGIDSKLYQELDRLPLEITASGGVATLQDIEELKNIGIEGAIVGKALYQNDLVLEDILSIAGRQEEKR from the coding sequence ATGAACATTTATCCAGCTATCGACTTGTTGGATCAGCAAGTCGTCCGCCTTTATCAAGGCGATTACCAAAAACAAAGCATATTCGGTTTAGACCCGCTGAGTTTTGCAAAATCATTTGAGACTGCCGGCGCGCGTTTTTTGCATCTGGTTGACTTGAATGGAGCAAAAACGGGGACAGGGCATCATTTCAATATGATACAGGGAATCGTTGAGAACACGTCATTAGCTGTAGAAGTCGGCGGCGGGATCCGCGAGGAAAAGACGATCGCTGCTTATTTAGATGCCGGAGTCCGACAGGTGATCTTAGGGACTGTCGCGCAGCGAGACCCGGATTTTACTAAAGAAATGCTGAAAAAATACCAAGAAAAAATCGTCATTGGTGTCGATGTCCGTGAAGGAAAAGTCGCGACGGAAGGCTGGCTGAATACTACGGAAACCTCTGCCGCTGTTTTTTGTCAATATTTGGCGGATTGGGGCTGCCGCCGAATCATCTATACGGATATCGCGAAAGACGGAACAGGCGCAGGGATCGACAGCAAATTGTATCAAGAGCTGGATCGATTACCATTGGAAATCACAGCTTCCGGCGGTGTAGCAACTTTGCAGGATATTGAAGAATTAAAAAATATCGGTATTGAAGGGGCGATCGTCGGCAAAGCGCTGTATCAAAATGATCTGGTGTTAGAGGATATCTTGAGCATTGCCGGCAGACAGGAGGAAAAGCGATGA
- the hisG gene encoding ATP phosphoribosyltransferase codes for MEVSTEVLRAEERIALKLRKIYQGRGYRFFRLSSFERYDSYLENKRFLTEDEVITVNDTRGTMALNPDITLSIVKNTPAQTSQKVYYNENIFRKNRKTGDYRQINQIGLEVLGAVDLSTEVEVLSLAMESLAVIGVSKLEISDSELLNGILELFPEDMRKDVLQILKNKNLQELQQLAARTELSQKTLEGIYRLMSSSEDIIQDLTEGINDLQDFPKITEALDRIREIVTACWQHTDLSNVTLQFDLSIVTDTNYYSGIIFRGFIENTPNAVLFGGRYDKLLTSLGKEQGAIGFGIYLEEVETAATEKIFVQDDFLNIALPKGRMGKQVLQMFDDAGLLSIPIDDDSRKLFFEDPKYRCRYFWVKPSDIGSYVEHGVADLGVIGRDVLLETAAEVVDLVTLSIGRCRLAVAGKQGFETDRTRPLKVATKYPAISRDYYSKRSQPIELIPLHGSIELAPIVGLADVIVDIVETGKTLEENDLVVLEEITTSSGHLVANNGAWRFKRERINELVEKVRNRE; via the coding sequence ATGGAAGTATCGACAGAAGTCTTGCGAGCAGAGGAGCGGATCGCTTTAAAATTGCGAAAAATCTATCAGGGAAGAGGGTATCGTTTTTTCCGATTGAGCAGTTTTGAGCGTTATGATTCTTATTTGGAGAATAAACGTTTTTTGACCGAGGATGAAGTCATCACCGTCAATGATACTCGCGGGACGATGGCTCTTAATCCGGATATCACTTTATCCATCGTAAAAAATACTCCTGCGCAAACGAGTCAAAAAGTGTATTACAACGAGAATATTTTTCGGAAGAATCGCAAGACTGGAGATTACCGTCAAATCAATCAAATCGGGTTGGAAGTGTTGGGGGCGGTCGATCTATCTACGGAGGTCGAAGTCTTATCGTTAGCAATGGAATCATTGGCCGTGATCGGCGTTTCGAAATTAGAGATCTCTGACAGTGAGCTGTTAAACGGGATCTTGGAATTATTTCCAGAAGATATGAGAAAAGATGTCTTACAGATTCTGAAAAATAAAAATCTGCAGGAATTGCAACAATTGGCGGCACGAACTGAATTGTCTCAAAAAACGTTAGAAGGTATTTATCGTTTGATGAGCTCATCAGAAGATATCATTCAGGATTTGACAGAAGGAATAAACGATCTGCAGGATTTTCCTAAAATCACGGAAGCTTTGGATCGGATTCGAGAGATCGTCACTGCCTGCTGGCAACATACTGACCTTTCTAACGTTACCCTCCAATTTGATCTGTCCATTGTCACTGATACGAATTATTACAGCGGGATCATTTTCCGGGGCTTTATTGAAAATACGCCCAATGCGGTCTTATTTGGCGGCCGTTATGACAAATTATTGACCTCTCTTGGCAAGGAGCAAGGGGCGATCGGTTTTGGGATCTATTTGGAAGAAGTCGAAACGGCGGCCACAGAGAAAATTTTTGTACAGGATGATTTTTTGAATATCGCTCTTCCAAAAGGACGGATGGGCAAGCAAGTACTTCAGATGTTTGATGACGCGGGCTTACTGTCGATCCCGATAGACGATGACAGCCGCAAATTATTTTTTGAGGATCCTAAATATCGTTGTCGATATTTTTGGGTCAAGCCTAGTGACATCGGCAGTTATGTGGAACATGGGGTAGCGGATTTGGGAGTGATCGGCAGAGATGTTTTATTGGAAACAGCGGCAGAGGTCGTTGATCTAGTGACATTATCTATTGGCCGCTGTCGTTTAGCGGTAGCGGGTAAACAAGGATTTGAGACGGATCGGACGCGACCGCTGAAAGTAGCGACAAAATATCCTGCGATCTCTCGAGATTATTACAGCAAGCGGAGTCAGCCGATCGAATTGATCCCGTTGCATGGTTCGATCGAATTAGCGCCGATCGTGGGTCTGGCGGATGTGATCGTGGACATCGTGGAAACCGGGAAGACTTTGGAGGAAAATGATTTAGTCGTTCTTGAGGAAATCACGACTTCCAGCGGTCATCTGGTCGCAAATAACGGAGCTTGGCGTTTTAAACGGGAACGGATCAATGAACTTGTGGAGAAAGTGAGGAATCGTGAATGA
- a CDS encoding NAD(P)/FAD-dependent oxidoreductase, with the protein MKKIAIIGGGIIGLTLANYLDTNKFTVTVFDETTGQATGASAGIISPWLSKRRNKKWYRLAQDGAAFFPKLIQDMALTDDIYQQTGTLILRDASELTELAELAEKRKADAPEIGTIQQLTAEQTQQALPLLKKTPSLKISGGGKLDGKAYLAHLKKLAENKGVRFISEKASIKKNADGWQMITANQTMDFDLAALAPGPRLKELLNEIGYQTDLRPQKGQLLVFETSFKESGAWPVAMLDGEADLIPFMDGKILLGATHENEASWDLKPTDEAYRQLTENSREFLQMPDELFRQFKNYRVGTRAYTSDFAPFFGPLPEEPSLAVASGLGSSGLTTGPYIGYLLAKYFNNAAWQTDEYQKPMENYVGL; encoded by the coding sequence TTGAAAAAAATCGCAATTATTGGCGGCGGTATTATTGGTTTGACGCTGGCAAATTATTTAGATACGAATAAATTCACTGTCACTGTTTTTGATGAAACAACTGGGCAAGCTACCGGTGCCAGCGCGGGGATCATTTCCCCATGGTTATCCAAACGACGAAACAAAAAATGGTATCGTCTCGCTCAAGATGGCGCGGCGTTTTTTCCAAAACTGATTCAAGATATGGCACTGACAGACGATATCTATCAGCAAACTGGTACTTTGATTTTGCGGGATGCCAGCGAACTGACTGAACTTGCGGAATTGGCTGAAAAACGCAAAGCGGACGCTCCAGAGATCGGCACCATCCAACAATTGACCGCTGAACAGACCCAGCAGGCGTTGCCTTTATTGAAAAAAACTCCTTCATTGAAGATCTCTGGCGGCGGAAAACTGGACGGCAAAGCTTATCTGGCACATCTGAAAAAGCTCGCAGAAAATAAAGGCGTTCGCTTCATTTCTGAAAAAGCAAGCATCAAGAAAAATGCTGATGGCTGGCAAATGATCACAGCAAACCAAACTATGGACTTTGATCTGGCAGCCTTGGCACCCGGACCACGGTTAAAAGAACTCTTAAATGAAATCGGCTATCAAACAGATCTTCGGCCGCAAAAAGGACAGCTTTTAGTTTTTGAGACTTCTTTTAAAGAAAGCGGCGCATGGCCTGTCGCTATGCTGGACGGAGAAGCAGATTTGATTCCATTCATGGACGGTAAGATTTTATTAGGCGCTACTCACGAAAATGAGGCCAGCTGGGATTTGAAGCCGACAGATGAAGCTTATAGACAATTGACAGAAAACAGCCGAGAATTCTTACAGATGCCGGATGAACTTTTCCGTCAATTCAAAAATTACCGTGTCGGCACCCGCGCCTACACTTCTGATTTCGCGCCGTTTTTCGGTCCCCTTCCAGAAGAACCTTCCTTAGCTGTAGCAAGCGGCCTTGGTTCATCAGGTCTCACGACAGGACCTTATATCGGTTATTTGTTAGCGAAATATTTCAATAACGCCGCTTGGCAGACTGACGAGTATCAAAAACCGATGGAGAATTATGTGGGTTTATAG
- the hisIE gene encoding bifunctional phosphoribosyl-AMP cyclohydrolase/phosphoribosyl-ATP diphosphatase HisIE — MVRFDEKGLIPVIVQDYYTNQVLTLAYLNQESLQQTLESGKMTYFSRKRQKLWVKGETSGNFQYLRSLTADCDEDALVARVVKDGPACHTGSESCFTNGLYGDVSELFSLEGLQGLLKERKKVPQADSYTSYLFDKGLEKILKKVGEESAEVIIGGIKEDKEETIYEIADLAYHVLVLMTEMDISVAEVKKELTGRHVIDHKLKQERMK, encoded by the coding sequence ATGGTTCGTTTTGATGAAAAAGGATTGATTCCGGTGATCGTGCAGGATTACTATACAAATCAAGTGCTGACATTGGCTTACCTGAATCAGGAAAGTCTGCAACAGACTTTGGAAAGCGGGAAGATGACTTATTTTTCCCGCAAGCGTCAAAAATTATGGGTAAAGGGCGAAACTAGCGGAAATTTTCAATATCTGCGATCTTTGACTGCCGATTGCGATGAAGATGCGCTGGTGGCCAGAGTAGTCAAGGATGGACCGGCTTGCCATACCGGAAGTGAGAGCTGTTTTACCAATGGATTGTACGGTGACGTTAGTGAGCTGTTTTCCTTGGAAGGATTGCAGGGTCTATTAAAGGAACGGAAAAAGGTCCCCCAAGCCGACAGCTATACCAGCTATCTTTTTGATAAAGGGCTGGAAAAAATATTGAAAAAAGTCGGCGAGGAATCCGCAGAAGTCATTATCGGCGGAATCAAAGAGGACAAGGAAGAGACGATCTATGAAATCGCGGATCTGGCGTATCACGTATTGGTGCTGATGACTGAAATGGATATCAGCGTTGCGGAAGTGAAAAAGGAATTGACAGGCCGGCATGTCATCGATCATAAATTAAAGCAAGAACGAATGAAATGA
- the hisC gene encoding histidinol-phosphate transaminase: MNFLAQRYAKLTPYVPGEQPKEKGIVKLNTNESPFPPSKKVLQVLMKEAEELARYPDPAGSLLIAALAEEYQVSPAELFIGNGSDEILALCFQGFMENGVIFPEISYGFYQVFAQLYQLETEAVPLAEDLSIDLVPYKRSDKTIVIANPNAPTGLALTKQQLEELAAEKPERLVIVDEAYVDFGGESAISLTKRYTNLLIVRTFSKSRQLAGARLGFAIGHPDIIADLNRLKFSFNPYNVNRLTLALGTASLADQEYFEFCRKEIIENREAAKQEFRDLGFEVTDSQANFIFGKHPNIDGEDLYLSLKGKNIFVRWFDQPEIRDYLRITVGSKEQMAILMETIKKLLEESAYENSNYHT, from the coding sequence ATGAATTTTTTAGCCCAACGTTATGCCAAATTAACTCCTTATGTTCCGGGAGAACAGCCGAAAGAAAAAGGGATCGTCAAGCTGAATACCAATGAAAGTCCCTTTCCACCCTCAAAAAAGGTTCTTCAAGTGCTTATGAAAGAGGCGGAAGAATTGGCTCGCTATCCTGATCCTGCCGGCAGTCTGCTGATCGCGGCGTTAGCTGAGGAATACCAAGTGTCCCCGGCGGAACTTTTTATCGGTAACGGAAGCGACGAGATCTTGGCGTTATGTTTTCAGGGATTCATGGAAAACGGCGTGATTTTCCCAGAAATAAGCTACGGCTTTTATCAAGTCTTCGCTCAGCTTTATCAACTCGAGACAGAAGCGGTCCCGCTGGCGGAGGATTTAAGCATTGATCTTGTTCCCTATAAACGTTCAGATAAAACTATCGTGATTGCCAATCCCAATGCTCCGACTGGTCTGGCTTTGACAAAGCAGCAGTTGGAGGAATTGGCAGCGGAAAAGCCGGAGCGGTTGGTGATCGTGGATGAAGCATATGTCGATTTTGGCGGAGAATCTGCGATCTCATTGACGAAACGCTATACCAACCTACTGATCGTCAGGACATTTTCCAAATCCAGACAGCTGGCAGGCGCACGATTGGGTTTTGCCATTGGTCATCCTGATATTATTGCGGATCTGAATCGGCTGAAATTTTCCTTTAATCCCTATAATGTCAATCGGCTGACATTAGCGTTAGGAACCGCGTCTTTGGCGGATCAGGAATACTTTGAGTTTTGTCGGAAAGAGATCATTGAAAATCGCGAAGCAGCGAAACAGGAATTTCGTGATCTTGGATTTGAAGTGACTGATAGTCAAGCAAATTTTATTTTTGGCAAACATCCCAACATTGATGGTGAAGATTTGTACTTAAGCTTGAAGGGAAAAAATATTTTTGTCCGCTGGTTCGATCAGCCTGAGATCCGCGATTATTTACGGATCACAGTTGGTTCCAAGGAGCAGATGGCAATTTTGATGGAAACAATAAAAAAGTTATTGGAGGAATCTGCATATGAGAACAGCAACTATCACACGTAA
- the hisB gene encoding imidazoleglycerol-phosphate dehydratase HisB, with amino-acid sequence MRTATITRKTSETAIQATLVLEGTGKQEISTGIGFFDHMLELFCRHGRFDLQIVCEGDTYVDGHHTVEDVAIVLGRAFSESLGNRTGIKRYGTVCLPMDEALVLCGIDISGRGIAMPEFSIPSQQVGEFATELVEEFFIAFARELGAAIHFQQFAGKNSHHIIEAGFKAFGRALAEAVAINEQAPNEIPSTKGTIL; translated from the coding sequence ATGAGAACAGCAACTATCACACGTAAGACAAGTGAGACAGCGATCCAAGCAACTTTAGTCCTAGAAGGAACAGGCAAACAGGAGATCAGCACAGGTATCGGTTTTTTTGATCATATGCTGGAACTGTTTTGCCGGCATGGACGCTTTGACTTGCAGATCGTCTGTGAAGGAGACACTTATGTAGACGGACATCACACGGTAGAGGATGTGGCGATCGTTTTAGGGCGAGCTTTTTCCGAATCGTTGGGGAATCGCACCGGGATCAAACGTTACGGTACGGTCTGTCTGCCGATGGATGAAGCGTTGGTGTTATGCGGGATCGATATCAGCGGTCGCGGAATAGCGATGCCGGAATTTTCGATCCCTAGTCAGCAGGTAGGTGAGTTTGCTACTGAATTAGTGGAGGAATTTTTCATTGCCTTTGCCCGTGAATTGGGAGCGGCGATCCACTTTCAGCAATTTGCCGGGAAAAATAGTCACCATATCATTGAAGCCGGCTTTAAGGCATTTGGTCGGGCGTTAGCCGAAGCTGTCGCCATCAATGAACAAGCACCTAATGAGATTCCCTCCACCAAGGGAACGATTTTATAG
- the hisH gene encoding imidazole glycerol phosphate synthase subunit HisH produces MIAVVDYGVGNLFSLQGALTSLRIEHCVTDQPTVVEKADRIIFPGVGAFGDAKKKLAEKGLDQTLIEMAGKGTPILGICVGMQLLFEESEEFGTQKGFGLISGKVTSLKERFLSTEQPLKVPHMGWNQLVFQKDCPLLQGIQDQDFFYYVHSFYAETTEPVVAAYSEYGVKIPGIVQKGNLFGTQFHPEKSGRAGSKLLQNFAEGSL; encoded by the coding sequence ATGATCGCAGTCGTTGATTACGGAGTAGGAAATTTATTCAGTTTGCAAGGTGCCTTGACTTCCCTCAGGATCGAACATTGTGTGACAGACCAGCCGACTGTTGTGGAGAAGGCGGATCGGATCATATTTCCAGGTGTGGGTGCATTTGGCGATGCCAAAAAGAAATTAGCGGAAAAGGGTTTGGATCAGACATTGATCGAGATGGCAGGCAAAGGAACACCGATCTTAGGAATCTGTGTGGGAATGCAGCTGTTATTTGAAGAAAGCGAGGAATTTGGGACTCAGAAAGGATTCGGTTTGATCTCCGGTAAAGTCACGTCTTTGAAGGAACGCTTTTTATCAACTGAACAGCCGCTGAAAGTCCCGCATATGGGGTGGAATCAGCTGGTTTTTCAAAAGGATTGCCCGTTATTGCAGGGGATCCAAGACCAAGATTTCTTTTATTATGTCCACAGTTTCTATGCAGAAACAACCGAACCGGTAGTGGCGGCTTATAGCGAATACGGCGTCAAGATTCCTGGCATCGTTCAAAAGGGCAATCTTTTCGGGACCCAGTTCCATCCGGAAAAAAGCGGAAGGGCCGGATCAAAATTGCTACAAAATTTTGCGGAGGGAAGCTTATGA
- the hisD gene encoding histidinol dehydrogenase, producing the protein MKIVKAENFSIKELRQRNAQTTAEVTQQVSEIIEKVRTEGDRALMEFAERFDGIAPTAFKVSQEEIDRAVQQISPELLEAMKSSLANIRRFHKRQLQEGFIDAQAGRVMGQRVIPLEKVGIYVPGGTAAYPSTVLMNAVPAKLAGVEQIIMVTPLNQKGGIAPAILAAAKLAGVSAVYQIGGAQAIAALAYGTETIPKVDKIVGPGNIYVATAKKLVYGTTAIDMIAGPSDVLIVADEKAQGKWLAADLLAQAEHDENAQAILVTTSKKMADETQREVQKQLQALPRQAIAAASIENNGRIILVDSLEEAIELANLIAPEHLELAVNEPFIWLGRVKNAGSVFLGYHTPEVLGDYFAGPNHTLPTEGTARFYSPLSVDDFVKRSSYLYYSAEELAKATDKVAVFAESEGLAGHARSILVRKEKKQ; encoded by the coding sequence ATCAAGATCGTAAAAGCAGAAAATTTTTCAATCAAGGAATTAAGACAACGCAACGCTCAGACCACTGCGGAAGTCACCCAGCAAGTCAGTGAGATCATCGAGAAAGTGAGAACAGAAGGCGATAGGGCGCTGATGGAGTTTGCGGAGCGGTTTGACGGGATCGCACCGACTGCTTTTAAAGTCAGTCAAGAAGAGATCGACCGCGCTGTTCAACAAATCTCGCCGGAATTATTGGAAGCAATGAAATCTTCCTTAGCGAATATCCGTCGTTTCCATAAGCGTCAGCTGCAAGAAGGATTTATCGATGCGCAAGCAGGACGGGTCATGGGGCAGCGGGTGATCCCGCTGGAAAAAGTAGGTATCTATGTTCCCGGCGGTACCGCGGCTTATCCAAGTACCGTATTGATGAATGCCGTTCCGGCAAAACTGGCGGGAGTTGAGCAAATCATCATGGTGACCCCGCTGAATCAAAAAGGCGGGATCGCACCGGCTATCTTGGCAGCCGCGAAACTGGCGGGAGTTTCGGCGGTATATCAAATCGGCGGCGCTCAAGCGATCGCCGCGCTGGCATATGGGACTGAAACCATCCCGAAAGTGGACAAGATCGTTGGGCCGGGCAATATCTATGTTGCTACCGCCAAAAAACTTGTGTACGGCACCACGGCGATCGACATGATCGCAGGACCTAGTGATGTGCTGATCGTCGCTGATGAGAAGGCCCAAGGAAAATGGCTGGCGGCGGATCTGTTGGCACAAGCGGAACATGATGAAAACGCACAAGCCATCTTGGTCACGACAAGCAAAAAAATGGCTGATGAGACTCAGCGTGAGGTCCAAAAGCAGCTACAAGCATTGCCCCGCCAAGCAATTGCCGCGGCATCCATCGAAAACAACGGCAGGATCATTTTAGTAGACAGTCTGGAAGAAGCAATCGAGCTGGCGAATCTTATTGCTCCGGAGCATTTGGAATTAGCGGTCAATGAACCATTTATCTGGCTAGGCCGGGTCAAAAACGCTGGCAGTGTTTTTCTGGGCTACCACACGCCAGAGGTCTTGGGAGATTATTTTGCCGGTCCCAATCATACGTTGCCGACAGAAGGAACAGCACGTTTTTATTCGCCTCTATCGGTGGATGATTTTGTCAAACGCAGCAGTTATCTTTATTATTCAGCAGAAGAACTTGCTAAAGCCACCGATAAAGTCGCGGTATTTGCCGAAAGTGAAGGGTTGGCAGGTCACGCTCGTTCTATCTTGGTTCGAAAGGAGAAGAAGCAATGA
- the hisF gene encoding imidazole glycerol phosphate synthase subunit HisF, translated as MIAKRIIPCLDVKDGKVVKGVRFSQLREIEDPVLLADFYNRSGADELVFYDITASYEKRELFTEVLKKVASVIFIPLTVGGGINSLNDFYRVLHAGADKVSVNSGAIKEPQLIREAAQRFGSQCVVLSVDVKRVAGAFHVFAEGGRKDTGIDALEWIKYGEDLGAGELVINSIDTDGVKNGFDLELLDLVAERTQLPIIASGGAGKKADFLELFQHPKIDAGLAASIFHDRSVEISELKKYLLDNQIFVRPV; from the coding sequence ATGATTGCTAAACGTATTATCCCATGTTTGGATGTGAAAGACGGCAAGGTGGTCAAAGGAGTTCGTTTTTCTCAGCTGAGAGAAATCGAAGATCCGGTCCTTTTAGCTGATTTTTATAATCGGTCTGGCGCAGATGAGCTGGTCTTTTATGATATCACCGCTTCATATGAAAAACGGGAATTGTTTACAGAGGTTTTGAAAAAAGTTGCCTCAGTGATCTTTATCCCGTTGACCGTCGGCGGAGGAATCAATTCCCTGAATGATTTTTATCGGGTACTGCATGCCGGGGCAGATAAAGTCAGCGTGAATTCAGGTGCAATCAAAGAACCCCAGCTGATCCGTGAAGCGGCGCAGCGTTTCGGCAGTCAATGCGTGGTCCTTTCCGTGGATGTCAAACGCGTTGCGGGCGCCTTTCATGTTTTCGCAGAGGGCGGGCGCAAGGACACAGGGATCGACGCATTGGAATGGATCAAATACGGAGAAGATCTGGGAGCCGGTGAACTGGTCATCAACAGTATCGATACCGACGGAGTGAAAAACGGCTTTGATCTAGAGCTGTTGGATTTAGTGGCGGAACGAACCCAACTGCCTATCATCGCTTCTGGAGGTGCGGGAAAAAAAGCTGATTTTTTGGAGCTGTTTCAACATCCCAAAATAGATGCCGGATTAGCCGCTTCGATTTTTCATGATCGTTCCGTTGAGATTTCAGAATTGAAGAAATATTTGTTGGACAATCAGATTTTTGTTCGTCCAGTTTAA
- a CDS encoding histidinol-phosphatase, producing the protein MEYLSNAHTHSTFCDGKATIEEMVQQALALGFTDLGFSSHSPAPFDPSCPGIQDEKAYKKAVEDLARKNAGKLAISLGIEWDYFSDLQETYDYTIGSVHYFSPRNGEYRSVDQSPELLAETLQEWFQGDVLAMVRDYYQLVIQHVRQNHPTIVGHFDLIAKFNDRIHYLDEVDEEYQSIAAEALLSVARELKTYGGMVEVNTGGVSRGWKQTAYPDDFLLTLLQQENIPIILSSDSHEPATLNFGFKEELERLRKLGFKEVTVLTNGKFEKRRLAES; encoded by the coding sequence ATGGAGTATTTATCAAACGCTCATACTCACAGTACCTTTTGCGACGGGAAAGCCACGATAGAGGAAATGGTCCAGCAGGCACTTGCGCTAGGTTTCACGGATCTCGGTTTTTCCTCCCACTCTCCCGCACCCTTTGACCCAAGCTGTCCCGGTATCCAAGACGAGAAAGCCTATAAAAAAGCGGTGGAAGATTTGGCCCGGAAAAATGCAGGGAAGCTTGCGATCTCATTAGGTATCGAATGGGATTACTTTAGTGATTTGCAGGAAACTTATGACTATACCATTGGATCGGTCCACTATTTTTCACCCCGAAACGGAGAGTACCGCAGTGTCGATCAAAGCCCGGAACTTTTAGCGGAGACATTGCAGGAGTGGTTTCAAGGAGACGTTTTGGCGATGGTGCGGGATTACTATCAGCTTGTGATCCAGCATGTCCGTCAAAATCATCCTACGATCGTTGGTCATTTCGATCTGATCGCAAAGTTCAATGACCGGATCCATTATCTTGACGAAGTGGACGAGGAGTATCAGTCAATCGCCGCTGAGGCGCTGTTGTCAGTCGCACGGGAATTAAAAACTTACGGCGGAATGGTGGAAGTCAATACAGGCGGTGTCAGCCGCGGCTGGAAGCAGACCGCTTATCCGGATGATTTTTTACTCACGCTGCTGCAGCAAGAAAATATACCAATCATCCTATCCAGCGACAGCCACGAACCAGCAACATTGAATTTCGGCTTTAAAGAAGAACTGGAGCGTTTAAGAAAACTTGGCTTTAAAGAAGTCACGGTGTTGACGAACGGTAAATTTGAAAAGCGGAGGTTGGCTGAGAGCTGA